In Scatophagus argus isolate fScaArg1 chromosome 3, fScaArg1.pri, whole genome shotgun sequence, one genomic interval encodes:
- the LOC124057025 gene encoding polymeric immunoglobulin receptor-like isoform X1 — MVFSMRISASRIVKMKISSLLLIISLLTGCEAKSEVRGCQEGWIEFTCKYPETNRKYQTVDVDVRKTKGSIFLYYDTKNTELKVAIKQLKREDSGSYKCKFYQRQKLTHETEDLDLLVESIGCQQPFIQTAYRTAKTTIKCDNPQYKHGNRSSVKFFCKENHSACEDILSALKSNRRFSLTETSSGFSMSISNVSSHDAGVYWCGVVQNEGRAALRKIQLKVERITNFTRPATSGQDFTYWCKYPDGSPVSKFICKGEDPSICEPLANTGNTHNNTRFVMKENNQKTNSTITVRNVRADDAGTYWCGAKNTDGKQSNPFYHRFNMTVVPAPTIPGSNSSTQSHPSPPISTENVELAHDSQFAITVIVCAAVLLLLFTSLIFIYKRCSHSENTGSEAAAQPIREDYIYEEIQEKVQKPDSGIAVSTIYSTANSPSDPSASLHYCTVKFKNSSEQTGDLHRSLSNQQSTSHSNSEESSAIYDIHQMYEQDFSCRHIVVHSLPISSVAPEVHVCGFE; from the exons ATGGTCTTTTCAATGAGGATTTCAGCATCCAGGATCGTCAAAATGAAgatctcctctctccttcttaTCATCTCATTGCTGACAG GTTGTGAGGCCAAATCTGAAGTGAGGGGATGCCAGGAAGGGTGGATTGAATTCACCTGCAAATAcccagaaacaaacagaaaatatcaaaCAGTTGACGTGGATGTGAGGAAAACCAAAGGCAGCATTTTCCTGTACTAcgacacaaaaaacacagagctcAAGGTGGCCATCAAACAACTCAAACGTGAAGACTCAGGAAGCTACAAGTGTAAATTTTACCAAAGACAGAAATTAACCCATGAAACAGAAGACCTAGATTTGTTAGTTG aaaGTATTGGATGCCAGCAACCGTTTATTCAAACTGCGTACAGAACAGCAAAAACCACCATCAAATGTGATAATCCACAATACAAACACGGCAACAGGTCCAGTGTCAAGTTCTTCTGCAAAGAGAATCACTCAGCCTGTGAGGATATTTTATCTGCTCTAAAGTCAAACAGGAGATTCAGTCTCACAGAAACCAGCAGTGGCTTCAGCATGTCCATCAGTAATGTGTCCTCACATGATGCTGGGGTCTACTGGTGTGGAGTGGTGCAAAATGAAGGACGAGCAGCACtcagaaaaatacaactgaaGGTTGAAC gtATCACTAACTTCACAAGGCCTGCAACTAGTGGACAGGATTTCACATACTGGTGTAAATATCCCGATGGTTCTCCAGTAAGTAAATTCATCTGTAAGGGAGAAGATCCATCTATCTGTGAACCTCTAGCAAACAccggaaacacacacaacaacacacggTTTGTCATGAAGGAGAACAatcagaagacaaacagcaccATAACAGTGAGAAACGTAAGAGCAGATGACGCTGGGACGTACTGGTGTGGAGCAAAAAACACTGACGGAAAACAGAGCAACCCCTTCTATCACAGATTCAACATGACCGTAG tacCAGCACCCACAATTCCAGGCAGCAATTCTTCAACCCAGTCCCACCCAAGTCCACCTATTTCAACAGAGAATGTTG aACTTGCACACGACTCTCAGTTTGCCATAACTGTGATCGTCTGCGCAgccgtgctgctgctgctgtttaccAGTTTGATCTTTATCTACAAAC GATGTTCACATTcagaaaacacaggaagtgaagcagcagcacagcccaTCAGAGAG GATTACATCTACGAGGAGATACAGGAGAAAGTCCAGAAGCCAGACTCAGGAATTGCAGTCAGTACAATTTATTCCACTGCCAACTCTCCATCAGATCCATCTGCCTCACTGCATTACTGTACCGTCAAGTTTAAAAACAGCTCTGAACAAACTGGTG ATCTTCACAGGAGCCTCTCAAACCAACAGTCAACAAGCCACAGTAACAGTGAGGAAAGTTCAGCAATTTATGACATTCATCAAATGTATGAGCAAGATTTCAG CTGCAGACACATAGTTGTACATAGTTTGCCCATCAGTTCCGTGGCTCCAGAGGTTCACGTATGTGGTTTTGAGTGA
- the LOC124057025 gene encoding CMRF35-like molecule 8 isoform X2 — translation MVFSMRISASRIVKMKISSLLLIISLLTESIGCQQPFIQTAYRTAKTTIKCDNPQYKHGNRSSVKFFCKENHSACEDILSALKSNRRFSLTETSSGFSMSISNVSSHDAGVYWCGVVQNEGRAALRKIQLKVERITNFTRPATSGQDFTYWCKYPDGSPVSKFICKGEDPSICEPLANTGNTHNNTRFVMKENNQKTNSTITVRNVRADDAGTYWCGAKNTDGKQSNPFYHRFNMTVVPAPTIPGSNSSTQSHPSPPISTENVELAHDSQFAITVIVCAAVLLLLFTSLIFIYKRCSHSENTGSEAAAQPIREDYIYEEIQEKVQKPDSGIAVSTIYSTANSPSDPSASLHYCTVKFKNSSEQTGDLHRSLSNQQSTSHSNSEESSAIYDIHQMYEQDFSCRHIVVHSLPISSVAPEVHVCGFE, via the exons ATGGTCTTTTCAATGAGGATTTCAGCATCCAGGATCGTCAAAATGAAgatctcctctctccttcttaTCATCTCATTGCTGACAG aaaGTATTGGATGCCAGCAACCGTTTATTCAAACTGCGTACAGAACAGCAAAAACCACCATCAAATGTGATAATCCACAATACAAACACGGCAACAGGTCCAGTGTCAAGTTCTTCTGCAAAGAGAATCACTCAGCCTGTGAGGATATTTTATCTGCTCTAAAGTCAAACAGGAGATTCAGTCTCACAGAAACCAGCAGTGGCTTCAGCATGTCCATCAGTAATGTGTCCTCACATGATGCTGGGGTCTACTGGTGTGGAGTGGTGCAAAATGAAGGACGAGCAGCACtcagaaaaatacaactgaaGGTTGAAC gtATCACTAACTTCACAAGGCCTGCAACTAGTGGACAGGATTTCACATACTGGTGTAAATATCCCGATGGTTCTCCAGTAAGTAAATTCATCTGTAAGGGAGAAGATCCATCTATCTGTGAACCTCTAGCAAACAccggaaacacacacaacaacacacggTTTGTCATGAAGGAGAACAatcagaagacaaacagcaccATAACAGTGAGAAACGTAAGAGCAGATGACGCTGGGACGTACTGGTGTGGAGCAAAAAACACTGACGGAAAACAGAGCAACCCCTTCTATCACAGATTCAACATGACCGTAG tacCAGCACCCACAATTCCAGGCAGCAATTCTTCAACCCAGTCCCACCCAAGTCCACCTATTTCAACAGAGAATGTTG aACTTGCACACGACTCTCAGTTTGCCATAACTGTGATCGTCTGCGCAgccgtgctgctgctgctgtttaccAGTTTGATCTTTATCTACAAAC GATGTTCACATTcagaaaacacaggaagtgaagcagcagcacagcccaTCAGAGAG GATTACATCTACGAGGAGATACAGGAGAAAGTCCAGAAGCCAGACTCAGGAATTGCAGTCAGTACAATTTATTCCACTGCCAACTCTCCATCAGATCCATCTGCCTCACTGCATTACTGTACCGTCAAGTTTAAAAACAGCTCTGAACAAACTGGTG ATCTTCACAGGAGCCTCTCAAACCAACAGTCAACAAGCCACAGTAACAGTGAGGAAAGTTCAGCAATTTATGACATTCATCAAATGTATGAGCAAGATTTCAG CTGCAGACACATAGTTGTACATAGTTTGCCCATCAGTTCCGTGGCTCCAGAGGTTCACGTATGTGGTTTTGAGTGA
- the LOC124057030 gene encoding uncharacterized protein LOC124057030 gives MKSFLLLLLSLMTGSEASFKLKTCGKRWTEFTWNCTSSDRNYDCIVVDRPIGTPTQSSESDVWQTQGNVSFCNDTRKEQIKKVINQLREPKNSRETECKFCPEQTSSSEEDNQQEVGVEDSCQKPFIQTAYRTAKTTIKCDHSENQNKAGVFCKENYATYEDILFAPKSNRRFSLTVTSSGFSMSISKVSSHDAGVYWCGVVQNEGRAALRKIRLKVEGITNFTKSATSGQNFTYWCKYPDGSPVSKFICKGEDPSICEPLANTGNTHNNTRFVMKDNKLKTNSTITVRNVKADDAGTYWCGAKNTDGKQSNPFYHRFNMTVVPPTTSTPSSSFLDRDGGFWLIVIIAATVSVAVLLLTLILILLCKRFKRSKNIRNGEPQNNKEDGAYEEIQERDSGTALKTIYVTADLPSKPSSASHQYSNITFQNNSGEVRDDSYYTVRGKDQHPAYSTVNHPTRMFEDPFYSTVNSVRRPL, from the exons ATGAAGagttttcttctgctcctcctctcactgatgacag GCTCTGAGGCCTCATTTAAATTGAAAACATGTGGAAAACGATGGACTGAATTCACCTGGAATTGTACAAGCTCAGATAGAAATTATGACTGCATTGTTGTAGATCGCCCAATAGGAACACCCACACAAAGTAGTGAAAGTGATGTGTGGCAAACCCAAGGCAATGTTTCCTTTTGCAATGATACACGCAAGGAACAAATCAAAAAGGTCATCAATCAACTTCGTGAACCAAAGAACTCGAGGGAGACTGAGTGTAAATTCTGCCCAGAACAAACTTCTTCATCTGAAGAGGACAATCAACAAGAAGTGGGAGTTG AGGACAGCTGCCAGAAACCGTTTATTCAAACTGCATACAGAACAGCAAAAACCACCATCAAATGTGATCattcagaaaaccaaaacaaggcTGGTGTCTTCTGCAAAGAGAACTATGCAACCTATGAGGATATTTTATTTGCTCCAAAGTCAAACAGGAGATTCAGTCTCACAGTAACCAGCAGTGGCTTCAGCATGTCCATCAGTAAAGTGTCCTCACATGATGCTGGGGTCTACTGGTGTGGAGTGGTGCAAAATGAAGGACGAGCAGCACTCAGAAAAATACGACTGAAGGTTGAAG gtATCACTAACTTCACAAAGTCTGCAACTAGTGGACAGAATTTCACATACTGGTGTAAATATCCCGATGGTTCTCCAGTAAGTAAATTCATCTGTAAGGGAGAAGATCCATCTATCTGTGAACCTCTAGCAAACAccggaaacacacacaacaacacacggTTTGTCATGAAGGACAACAAactgaagacaaacagcacCATAACAGTGAGAAACGTAAAGGCAGATGACGCTGGGACGTACTGGTGTGGAGCAAAAAACACTGACGGAAAACAGAGCAACCCCTTCTATCACAGATTCAACATGACTGTAG TTCCTCCAACTACATcgacaccatcatcatcatttctggACAGGGATG GAGGCTTTTGGTTAATTGTTATCATCGCAGCAACCGTCAGTgtagctgtgctgctgctcacacTTATTCTGATTCTCCTCTGCAAAC GATTTAAACGCTCAAAAAACATAAGAAATGGTGAACCACAGAACAACAAAGAG GACGGTGCCTATGAGGAGATACAGGAGCGCGACTCAGGAACTGCACTTAAAACAATTTATGTCACTGCCGACCTTCCCTCAAAGCCCTCCTCTGCCTCACATCAGTACTCCAACATCACCTTTCAGAACAACTCAGGTGAAGTTAGAGATGACTCGTATTATACTGTGAGGGGCAAAGACCAACATCCCGCCTACTCAACTGTCAATCACCCAACCAGGATGTTTGAAGATCCGTTCTATTCCACTGTCAACAGTGTGAGGAGGCCACTTTGA